One Ranitomeya imitator isolate aRanImi1 chromosome 1, aRanImi1.pri, whole genome shotgun sequence DNA window includes the following coding sequences:
- the LOC138647484 gene encoding bone morphogenetic protein 2-like, which produces MVHTKMFGLVVIVLFFQGCISRPTEMPVNTEDPEQVRSVALKRLLEVFGIEDPPHSLHHIKQPPQYMIDLYNTVADADGVTKDPFLLEGNTVRSFFDKVHSDQMYFFFNLSTVTKDEKILTAELHLFKLKPRATEYAYFKRHHFCQISVYLVLDKKTMHLPEGRKLLSSKLVPIHTSGWEVFSITQAVRAWNDESHNHGLLVTVRNIGGEQADSNIIHFASGRDHHESKQPMLVLFTDDGRRGVISMSSQPDGPSLSIPNEPYVPAPNRTRMARSVYDDGFSPCQRHPLYVDFEEIGWSGWIISPKGYNAYHCKGSCPFPLGQNMRPTNHATVQSIISALKLTQGVNSPCCVPDKLFSINLLYFDDDENVVLKQYDDMAAGSCGCH; this is translated from the exons ATGGTCCACACAAAGATGTTTGGTTTAGTGGTCATAGTGCTTTTCTTTCAAGGATGTATCTCAAGGCCAACTGAAATGCCAGTGAACACAGAAGACCCTGAGCAAGTAAGATCTGTAGCTCTGAAAAGGCTTTTAGAAGTATTTGGCATCGAAGATCCACCACATTCTCTACATCATATCAAGCAACCACCTCAATACATGATTGACCTGTACAACACGGTGGCAGATGCAGATGGTGTCACCAAGGACCCATTTCTTTTGGAGGGGAACACAGTCAGAAGTTTCTTTGACAAAG TTCACAGTGACCAGATGTACTTTTTCTTCAACCTCTCAACGGTAACCAAGGATGAGAAGATTTTAACAGCTGAGCTACATCTTTTCAAACTTAAGCCAAGAGCTACGGAGTATGCTTACTTCAAAAGACACCATTTCTGCCAG ATAAGTGTATACCTGGTTTTAGACAAGAAAACAATGCATTTACCTGAAGGAAGAAAACTGTTGTCATCAAAGCTTGTCCCTATTCATACTTCAGGATGGGAAGTGTTTTCCATCACACAAGCA GTTCGTGCCTGGAATGATGAAAGTCACAATCATGGTCTTCTTGTGACAGTGAGGAATATTGGAGGAGAGCAAGCGGACTCCAATATTATTCACTTTGCCTCGGGAAGAGATCATCATGAAAGCAAGCAACCAATGCTTGTTCTCTTCACTGATGATGGTCGAAGAGGAGTCATTTCTATGAGTAGCCAGCCAG ATGGCCCTTCATTGTCTATACCCAATGAACCTTATGTTCCAGCACCAAACAGAACAAGAATGGCAAGATCGGTGTATGACGATGGATTCTCGCCCTGTCAAAGACACCCGCTATATGTTGACTTTGAAGAAATTGGTTGGTCTGGGTGGATCATCTCTCCAAAAGGATATAATGCATATCATTGTAAAGGGTCATGCCCATTCCCTCTAGGTCAGAATATGAGACCCACCAATCATGCTACAGTGCAGTCTATAATTAGTGCTCTCAAGTTGACACAAGGTGTTAATAGTCCATGCTGTGTCCCCGACAAACTCTTCTCTATAAACCTGCTTTACTTTGATGATGATGAAAATGTTGTTTTGAAGCAATATGATGATATGGCTGCTGGTAGCTGTGGATGCCACTAA